In Haliotis asinina isolate JCU_RB_2024 chromosome 16, JCU_Hal_asi_v2, whole genome shotgun sequence, the following are encoded in one genomic region:
- the LOC137268838 gene encoding zinc finger protein 862-like, which yields MGVLTWQFLNRKLFIRYVSHGVPVSFHAAVVTLDHATADGVLDGIKTALEMNDISYEKLVSHDCEGPKLVSANFDGASVMMGNRSGVAGKITREAPYVVPVHCVAHKLELSVLDAVMGLLPLKIFEEVLKQIFKFYHNSPQMRRELKTISQIFETDLVHLSDVKNVRCFASKERAVRALRTSLHSVIQHFETVATGRTEQSSKAKGWLAKIKTVTFIKTLFILLDVLPLLTEVSLVFQKEDLLVTTLSQEIEGVMLKLTQLKVQPETGENLKAFMDLYAPQDGTFDGVIQLIGQSKHVNFKQDMFFNSLIDGIVKYIDKRFECFSQAPLKYFKVLDYTEWPTDRCSLSVYGCEEIDALLEHYHPLFTDEEKTRIKDEFTTLKGYLKNCKKTVYDC from the coding sequence ATGGGAGTACTGACTTGGCAATTCTTGAACAGGAAACTGTTTATTCGTTATGTAAGCCATGGTGTTCCAGTTTCATTCCATGCTGCAGTTGTAACTCTAGATCATGCTACTGCTGATGGGGTGTTGGATGGAATAAAAACTGCTCTTGAAATGAATGATATTAGTTATGAAAAGCTTGTATCACATGACTGTGAGGGGCCCAAACTAGTGTCTGCAAACTTTGATGGTGCATCTGTTATGATGGGTAACCGTTCTGGAGTTGCAGGAAAGATCACACGAGAAGCTCCTTACGTTGTACCTGTTCATTGTGTAGCACACAAGCTGGAATTGTCAGTGTTGGATGCAGTAATGGGCCTGTTGCCATTGAAAATTTTTGAAGAGGTATTGAAACAGATATTTAAATTCTACCATAATAGCCCCCAAATGAGAAGAGAACTTAAAACTATTTCTCAGATCTTTGAAACAGATTTGGTTCATTTGAgtgatgtgaaaaatgtgaGATGCTTTGCTAGCAAAGAGAGAGCTGTAAGGGCTCTGAGGACAAGTCTGCATTCAGTGATACAACACTTTGAAACTGTTGCTACTGGGCGAACTGAACAGAGCTCTAAAGCAAAGGGCTGGcttgcaaaaataaaaactgtgACTTTCATTAAGACTTTGTTTATTCTGTTGGATGTGCTCCCTTTACTCACTGAAGTATCTCTTGTGTTCCAAAAGGAGGACCTTCTTGTCACTACACTGTCCCAGGAAATTGAAGGTGTTATGTTGAAACTTACCCAACTAAAGGTACAGCCAGAAACAGGAGAAAACCTGAAAGCCTTCATGGATCTCTACGCACCCCAAGATGGCACTTTTGATGGTGTGATTCAACTGATTGGACAATCAAAACATGTAAACTTCAAACAGGACATGTTCTTCAATTCACTCATTGATGgaattgtgaaatatattgacaaaaggtttgaatgtttcagtcaaGCTCCACTGAAATACTTCAAAGTACTAGACTACACAGAGTGGCCCACTGATAGGTGCAGTCTTTCAGTGTATGGGTGTGAGGAGATAGATGCCTTACTTGAACATTACCATCCACTATTCACAGATGAGGAGAAGACAAGAATCAAAGATGAGTTCACCACTCTTAAAGGATACTTAAAGAACTGTAAAAAAACAGTGTATGATTGCTAG